The window GGAGGAGTTTATAATATTGCTTCCAGACACTACTCTAGATGGAGCCAGAACTGTGGCAGAAAATATAAAGAGAAACATCCAGGAGATGGGTATAGAGCATGTGAAGTCAAAGTACGGCTGCAGGGTGACTGTCAGTCTAGGAATAGCCTCTACCGTGCCAAAAAATGAAGAGGAAATGGAAAAACTAATAGGTACGGCAGACGGGATGCTCTATCAGGCAAAAGAGATGGGAAGAAACAGAGTGCAGGGATAAAAAGAAATTAAAGATATATTTAGGAGGCAGCAGATGATCATCGGCCTGACTGGGGGGATAGCCTCTGGAAAAAGCACAGTGTCTAAAATATTGGATGAGATGGGAATAAGAGTTGTAGATGCTGATATAATAGCTAGGGAAGTCATGGATTCAAGAGAGGTAGTGGAGAAGATCACCGATGAATTCGGTGAAAAAATATTAGATGAAAATGGTAAACTGGATAGATCGAAACTGAGAGAGGTGGCTTTTTCCTCAAAAAGAAGGGTGGAGTTATTAAACTCCATAGTCCATCCATCTGTGATAGAGAGATTTAAAAATGAGAGAGAAAAATCTGTGACAACAGGGGAGATACTGGTCTTTGATATACCACTTCTTTTTGAAGCAAAGATGGAAAATCTGTGTGACAAGGTAATAGTGGTCTATGTGGACAGTGAAACTCAGATAAAAAGGGTAATGGAAAGAGATGGAAGCAAAAGAGAAACCGCCGTAAATATAATAAAAAACCAAATGCCCTTGTCAGAAAAACTGAAAAGAGCTGATATAAAAATAAAAAATGACGGAACCATTGAAGGGCTTGAAAAAAAGATAAAAGAGATTTTTTCAAAGTTTTAAAGGGGTATATTATCAAATGAAGTGCATTATCTGGAATAAAAAAAAATCAAAGGAAACATTTAGATAAATTAAGGTTAATTTTAACACAGAAATAGAATAATACTTTAGTTAAGTATAGGTTACCAAAGTTTTGCAAAATCAAATACCCTGTGATATAATCATGGGTAATGTTATATTCAGATACAGAGGAGAAGAAAAGTTATGAACATAGTGGCTCCAGCAGGAAATATGGAGAGATTTTACGCCGCTGTAAAGGCAGGGGCCGATGAAATATATATGGGCATCAAGGGATTTGGAGCCAGAAGAAACGCTGAAAACTTCACTCTAAGTGAATATACGGAGGCTCTTGATTATGCCCATGAAAGAGGGGTGAAGATTTTCCTCACCCTAAACACCGTGATGAGGGATAGGGAGATAGAAGCTCTTTATGAAAATCTGAAGACTCTCTATGAGAGGGGACTAGATGCAGTGATAGTCCAGGATCTAGGACTATTTAGGTTTATCAGGGACAATTTTCCAGATATGGATATACATGGAAGTACCCAGATGACTGTAGCTAATCATATAGAGGCTGAATATCTTAAAAAAATAGGGTTTTCAAGGGTTGTTTTATCTCGGGAGCTCTCTTTCCAAGAGATAAAGGCAGTAAAGGAAAATACGGATATAGAGCTTGAAATATTTGTTTCAGGTGCTCTTTGCATATCCTATTCTGGAAACTGCTATCTGAGTAGCTTTATAGGTGGACGAAGCGGGAACAGAGGACTCTGTGCCCAGCCTTGCAGAAAGGAATATGAAAACTCTCAAGGAGAAAAAGGATACTTTCTGAGCCCAAAGGATCAGCTCATGGGACAAAAAGAGATAAAAAAATTAAAAGATATGGGAATCGAATCCATAAAATTGGAAGGAAGAATGAAGAGTCCTCATTATGTTTTTGAAACTGTGAGCTACTATAGGGGACTCATAGAAGATATAGATATAACTGAGAGAACTTCCCATCTATTTAACAGGGGATATTCAAAGGGATATTTTTACGGAGACAGGGATGGGATAATAAATTCAAAATATTCCTCTGATTTCGGAAAGTTTCTGGGGAGTATAGAGGGAAAAGAGATAAAAATCAGTGAGAATCTCATGCTGGGAGATGGGATTTCCTATGTATCAGAAGAATACGAGAAACTTGGCGGAGAAAATGTCAGCAAAATAAGAATCAAAGATAAATCAGAAAATCAAAAGTCTGCAAAAGCTGGAGACAGAGTCCTGCTTGATAAGGTTCCCAAGGGGGCCAAATATGTATATAAAAATTATTCCAAGCGACTTAATGACGATATATCAAGAGGGATAAAACAGGCTAAAAAAACTGTAGATATAGATGGAACATTTCACGGTAAAATAGGGCAAAAAGCAACTTTAGAGCTTATGTGTAAAAACAGTAAGGGAGAAAATATCTCAGTTGTAGAAAACTCAGAAACACTCTTGGAAGAAGCCTCTAAAAGGG is drawn from uncultured Ilyobacter sp. and contains these coding sequences:
- the coaE gene encoding dephospho-CoA kinase (Dephospho-CoA kinase (CoaE) performs the final step in coenzyme A biosynthesis.), which codes for MIIGLTGGIASGKSTVSKILDEMGIRVVDADIIAREVMDSREVVEKITDEFGEKILDENGKLDRSKLREVAFSSKRRVELLNSIVHPSVIERFKNEREKSVTTGEILVFDIPLLFEAKMENLCDKVIVVYVDSETQIKRVMERDGSKRETAVNIIKNQMPLSEKLKRADIKIKNDGTIEGLEKKIKEIFSKF
- a CDS encoding U32 family peptidase; this translates as MNIVAPAGNMERFYAAVKAGADEIYMGIKGFGARRNAENFTLSEYTEALDYAHERGVKIFLTLNTVMRDREIEALYENLKTLYERGLDAVIVQDLGLFRFIRDNFPDMDIHGSTQMTVANHIEAEYLKKIGFSRVVLSRELSFQEIKAVKENTDIELEIFVSGALCISYSGNCYLSSFIGGRSGNRGLCAQPCRKEYENSQGEKGYFLSPKDQLMGQKEIKKLKDMGIESIKLEGRMKSPHYVFETVSYYRGLIEDIDITERTSHLFNRGYSKGYFYGDRDGIINSKYSSDFGKFLGSIEGKEIKISENLMLGDGISYVSEEYEKLGGENVSKIRIKDKSENQKSAKAGDRVLLDKVPKGAKYVYKNYSKRLNDDISRGIKQAKKTVDIDGTFHGKIGQKATLELMCKNSKGENISVVENSETLLEEASKRVITPEEIKTKLCETGETTFSIKNLNVNFDGKAFVPLSLIKKLRRDATETLKEKLVLSYRREALKDIKKINYSRSANKNIDFSVIVSNSSQRDAALRHGIEKIYEKGLDVAKESQLGRIDLESGLAWNLYQLLENKNSSITVNWNMNITNTYALEELGKIPGADTVIISPELSLDRVKEIGETGIRKGLMIYGKLKGMFIEIPIFQEEKTILKNDQGDQFEIVRNSNENSELYLEKPMNLIPKLDKLLDAGIDELVILFTDESEEETEKILNSLKTKTGEYNPYNFQRGVY